One Cryobacterium sp. CG_9.6 genomic region harbors:
- the merB gene encoding organomercurial lyase MerB: MSDTLNLAERLISPATGLDANIWVPLLRLLAQGQPVELGALAAAAGKTMSEVIRALASVPDTEYDDAGRIIGQGLTLQPTPHRIEIDGAPLYTWCALDTLIFPAVLGRSARMESVCQATGVPVQLTVDAAGMASAVPGTAVVSLVNPEDMSAVRSSFCNQVHFFASSDEAQPWLEAHLGGSVIPVAEAFTFGLAIAQNMLVEADTAGDSTPAADASCC, from the coding sequence ATGTCGGACACACTGAACCTCGCCGAACGCCTCATCTCACCGGCCACCGGGCTGGATGCCAACATCTGGGTTCCCCTACTTCGGCTCCTCGCACAAGGTCAACCGGTCGAGCTCGGCGCCCTCGCGGCAGCTGCTGGCAAGACGATGTCCGAAGTCATCCGGGCACTCGCCAGCGTTCCGGACACCGAATATGACGATGCCGGACGCATCATAGGTCAGGGTTTGACCCTGCAACCGACCCCTCACCGCATCGAAATCGACGGCGCACCGCTCTACACGTGGTGCGCGCTGGACACGCTGATCTTCCCTGCCGTCTTGGGCCGCTCGGCGCGCATGGAGTCCGTCTGCCAGGCCACCGGTGTACCCGTGCAACTCACGGTCGACGCCGCAGGAATGGCCAGCGCCGTGCCGGGCACGGCGGTCGTTTCGTTGGTCAACCCAGAAGACATGAGCGCCGTTCGCTCCTCGTTCTGCAACCAAGTCCACTTCTTCGCCTCCAGCGACGAGGCGCAGCCCTGGCTTGAGGCCCACCTGGGTGGCTCTGTCATTCCCGTTGCTGAGGCGTTCACATTTGGTCTCGCAATCGCGCAAAACATGCTCGTCGAAGCTGACACTGCCGGCGACTCGACCCCGGCGGCCGACGCGAGCTGCTGCTAG
- a CDS encoding heavy metal-associated domain-containing protein, whose translation METTVNISGMTCAHCVGSVTEELTAIEGVENVDVELNAGGVSRATITSNTEINPEQISEAVADAGYLAVADS comes from the coding sequence ATGGAAACCACCGTCAACATTTCTGGCATGACCTGCGCTCACTGCGTTGGCTCCGTCACCGAGGAACTCACTGCGATCGAGGGCGTGGAAAACGTCGACGTTGAACTGAATGCCGGCGGCGTCTCCCGCGCCACCATCACCTCCAACACCGAGATCAATCCTGAGCAGATCAGCGAAGCAGTCGCCGACGCCGGTTACCTCGCCGTCGCCGACAGCTAA
- a CDS encoding heavy metal-responsive transcriptional regulator — MRIGEAAAATGMTTKTLRFYEHRGLLPTAHRTSNGYRDYGNETVGRLDFIHRGRNAGLTLAQIGGILQVRDAGGAPCVHVRDLLATRLAELDAQLAELTALRSMVAGFYSDVAAADPTDCDPGEICSYL, encoded by the coding sequence GTGCGTATTGGGGAAGCGGCCGCGGCCACGGGAATGACGACGAAGACCCTCCGTTTCTACGAACACCGTGGACTCCTGCCAACGGCCCATCGGACGTCCAATGGCTACCGCGACTACGGGAACGAAACGGTGGGCAGGCTGGATTTTATCCACCGCGGCCGGAACGCCGGACTCACCCTGGCGCAGATCGGCGGCATCCTGCAGGTCCGCGACGCCGGCGGCGCCCCCTGCGTCCACGTGCGGGACCTGCTGGCAACCAGGCTGGCGGAACTAGATGCGCAGCTGGCCGAGTTGACGGCCTTGAGATCGATGGTGGCCGGCTTCTATAGCGACGTGGCGGCGGCAGACCCCACCGACTGCGACCCCGGTGAAATCTGCAGCTACCTCTGA
- the merA gene encoding mercury(II) reductase — MSERSVPDFDLAIIGSGGGAFAAAIRATNLGKKVVMIERGTIGGTCVNTGCVPSKALLAAADARHIALDSGRFPGIVASAGPVDMPELIGGKRALVETMRAGKYVDLINDYGWDLRQGNAAFSGTADSPALEITDADGTVETVRATHYLVATGSAPWAPPIDGLAGVGYLTSTTAMELDEVPQSLLVLGGGYVALEQAQLFARLGSKVTMLVRSRLASAEEPEASRALAGVFADEGIRVVRRATVTAVRTDQSTGDVVAAATVDGGQQEFRASKILVATGRRPVTEGLNLAAVGVDVGGKGEVVVNTMLTSTNPRIWAAGDVTGHREFVYVAANHGALVVENAFNNAGREVNYSHLPRVTFTSPALAAVGMTDEEANGTGISCQCGVVPLEYVPRALVNRDTRGFIKIVADNNTGRIVGITAVAKDAGEIAAAGVYILEAGMTVDQVAHMWSPYLTMAEGIKIAAQSFTTDVSKLSCCAA; from the coding sequence ATGTCCGAACGTTCAGTACCCGATTTCGATCTCGCTATTATCGGCTCCGGCGGCGGGGCGTTTGCCGCCGCTATCCGGGCCACCAACCTTGGCAAGAAGGTAGTAATGATCGAGCGGGGCACGATTGGTGGCACCTGTGTGAACACCGGTTGCGTGCCCTCCAAGGCGCTGCTGGCGGCCGCCGACGCACGCCATATAGCCCTGGATTCGGGCCGGTTCCCTGGCATCGTTGCCTCTGCCGGGCCGGTGGACATGCCGGAACTGATCGGCGGCAAGCGCGCGCTGGTCGAAACGATGCGGGCCGGGAAATACGTGGACCTGATCAACGACTACGGATGGGATCTGCGACAGGGCAATGCCGCATTCTCCGGAACCGCCGACAGCCCCGCGTTAGAGATCACAGACGCCGACGGAACCGTGGAAACGGTGCGCGCCACCCACTACTTGGTCGCTACCGGCTCGGCCCCGTGGGCTCCCCCCATCGACGGATTAGCCGGTGTGGGCTATCTCACTTCGACGACCGCGATGGAACTCGACGAGGTCCCGCAGTCGCTGCTAGTTCTCGGTGGCGGGTACGTGGCCCTGGAACAAGCACAACTGTTCGCCCGGTTGGGTTCGAAGGTGACCATGCTGGTGCGTTCCCGACTTGCCTCGGCGGAGGAACCGGAAGCATCCCGGGCGTTGGCTGGTGTCTTCGCCGATGAGGGTATCCGGGTCGTTCGACGCGCCACCGTAACCGCTGTACGCACCGACCAGTCCACAGGCGACGTGGTCGCGGCCGCGACAGTAGATGGCGGGCAGCAGGAATTCCGGGCGAGCAAAATACTCGTTGCCACCGGCCGCCGCCCGGTCACCGAGGGTCTGAACCTGGCCGCGGTCGGCGTCGACGTTGGGGGGAAGGGCGAGGTCGTGGTCAACACTATGCTGACCAGCACGAACCCGAGGATCTGGGCTGCTGGGGATGTCACCGGGCACCGCGAGTTTGTCTACGTTGCTGCCAACCACGGTGCCCTGGTCGTGGAAAACGCGTTCAACAATGCCGGTCGGGAAGTTAACTATTCCCACCTTCCGCGGGTCACCTTCACCAGCCCGGCACTGGCCGCGGTGGGGATGACAGACGAGGAAGCCAACGGGACGGGCATCAGCTGCCAGTGCGGGGTGGTGCCGTTGGAGTACGTACCGAGGGCGCTGGTGAACCGGGACACTCGCGGGTTCATCAAGATTGTCGCCGACAATAACACCGGGCGCATTGTCGGCATCACCGCTGTTGCCAAAGACGCCGGGGAAATCGCCGCCGCGGGCGTCTACATCCTGGAAGCCGGAATGACCGTCGACCAGGTCGCCCACATGTGGAGCCCGTACCTGACCATGGCCGAAGGCATCAAAATCGCTGCCCAATCCTTCACCACCGACGTTTCCAAACTCTCCTGCTGCGCCGCCTAA
- a CDS encoding NAD(P)/FAD-dependent oxidoreductase — protein sequence MTEHVDVAVIGMGPGGEVAASRLIKAGKKVAAIEQELIGGECAYWGCIPSKTLLRPVEALTEVDRAAGVSGAELNWAEASNYRDYMIRNLDDTGQIDGYSKQGALVVKGTARITGPGRIEADGRDLTADHIIIATGTEAVIPNLDGIENITAWTNRETYTATTLPKRVAIIGGSAVAVETATFLTRFGVHVTLLHRGQRLLEREEPRVSELTTQYLQEAGVDIRLGATALRGHRDGNNSVLDLDDGTAISVDVVIFATGRTARTHNLGLDTIGVTLDDRGYVKIDNHCKAAENVWAIGDVTGVMPFTHVAKYQGRIAADSLLGTPHPATYEGIPRVVFGDPEIAAAGRTQKQANVQGLTTVSTELDLAKAIARPWTYEQNPRGHLGLLADTGSKTLIGAWAVGPMAAEWIHHASLAIRTKIPIETLRDQVAQFPTYNEAYQAALEHLEI from the coding sequence ATGACCGAACACGTTGATGTTGCTGTTATCGGAATGGGGCCCGGCGGGGAGGTAGCCGCCAGCCGCCTTATCAAGGCGGGCAAAAAAGTCGCCGCCATAGAACAAGAACTTATTGGCGGTGAATGCGCTTACTGGGGCTGCATTCCCTCCAAAACCCTCCTGCGGCCCGTGGAAGCACTAACCGAAGTTGACCGGGCCGCCGGCGTCTCAGGCGCCGAACTCAACTGGGCTGAAGCCAGTAATTACCGGGACTATATGATCCGCAACCTCGACGACACTGGACAGATCGACGGATACAGCAAACAAGGCGCCCTCGTTGTCAAAGGCACCGCCCGCATCACCGGCCCGGGCCGCATCGAAGCCGACGGCCGGGACCTGACGGCGGACCACATCATCATCGCTACCGGAACCGAAGCGGTCATCCCCAACCTCGACGGAATAGAGAACATCACGGCGTGGACGAACCGGGAAACCTACACGGCCACGACCTTGCCCAAACGAGTCGCTATCATCGGCGGGAGCGCCGTCGCTGTGGAAACGGCAACATTCCTTACCCGCTTCGGCGTCCACGTCACCCTCCTGCACCGCGGTCAGAGGCTCCTGGAACGAGAAGAGCCCCGCGTCAGCGAACTCACTACCCAATACCTACAGGAAGCAGGAGTCGACATCCGCCTCGGAGCGACCGCCCTTCGCGGTCACCGAGACGGCAACAACAGTGTCCTTGACCTCGACGATGGCACCGCAATCAGTGTCGACGTGGTCATCTTCGCCACCGGCCGCACAGCCCGCACACACAACCTCGGTTTGGACACCATCGGCGTCACGCTCGACGACCGCGGATATGTGAAGATCGACAACCATTGCAAAGCCGCAGAGAATGTGTGGGCGATCGGCGACGTCACCGGAGTGATGCCTTTCACCCACGTCGCCAAATACCAAGGCCGCATCGCCGCCGACAGCCTTCTCGGCACACCCCACCCCGCAACCTACGAAGGAATCCCGCGCGTCGTCTTCGGTGACCCGGAAATCGCTGCCGCTGGCCGCACCCAAAAACAAGCCAACGTGCAGGGCCTCACGACCGTCAGTACCGAACTTGACCTCGCCAAAGCAATCGCCCGCCCCTGGACCTATGAACAGAACCCGCGTGGACACCTCGGCCTCCTCGCCGATACCGGGAGCAAAACCTTGATCGGCGCCTGGGCTGTGGGACCGATGGCCGCGGAATGGATTCATCACGCGTCTCTCGCGATCCGCACCAAGATACCCATAGAGACTCTCCGCGATCAGGTCGCCCAGTTTCCAACCTACAACGAGGCCTATCAAGCCGCACTCGAACACCTCGAAATCTGA